Genomic DNA from Echeneis naucrates chromosome 14, fEcheNa1.1, whole genome shotgun sequence:
ACTAAgacaaatatttgtattttatccCATTTAATACTGACCTACAATTACCACAGTAATGAGTTATAGACATTATGAACTATTTTACTATTGATTACTATTTCAATGCAGGTTCATTGTCACGTTAATTCTTTCCCTCCCTGACTTCATTGCCAATATTAAGGCTTTTTGTCCCCTATTGTGAGGGCAGCATGGCATTTACAGTTGAGGCTTGGAGAGAGGAAACACGGAGCTGAACTCTGTCCAGGAAGTCACCTCCCACTCTGGCTGTAGTATTACGGAGATAAGAAAGCAGGTTTCTATTGTACAtgttatatttcacatttaggTTCAAATGGGATGAAGCTAAAAGTTTGTTTACAGATTTTAAAGGACTGAATGTGAGCATGATGTTCTGCATTTTAGGAGCAAGTGGGTTTTAAGTGGTTATGTCATCATGTCTGCACTTTGTTACATTCTCCTTCGTAATCTTTGTGTGGGTGTGCCCATGGGAGGCTGACATTATGCATTGTTTCTGTGAAGACATGTGAGTGGCTGGTGACCCTGGATGATTACTTTTTTTGCAAAAAGCAACTTTGCACTGAGCAGAATAAACTCTTTGCCACAATGACATCAGCATTTTGAGGTCTGTCACACATCATTTAATCTGTCTCCCTGCCTGCAATAATTATTGCTGCATTTCCCCCAGGCTTGTGCttgagaaacagcagcagcctgttgtCTCAACCTCTTCTTTAAGATCTACAAGAGCATTACATTCTCAGTCAACACAAGCAGGATCAAACAAGTTGAGTGAGGAAAGGAATTAGGTATCCATAACAAAGTATACTATTTGTAAAGAATTGTTTAAATGTATCTATGGTCCAGCTGACCTGGAAATGTTGGAGCTGATCCTGTGTGAGGTGCTCTGACAGTTCTTTCCTTAAGTCTCATGTTTCCATCGTGATGAGGCTCGCGTTACCTTTGCTTGTGCATACCACTGAACTATCTATTGTCATAAAGCCTTTACATCTAAACCTACTCTTTCTTATTTCCTCTTTCTAGCATCTCATGCACTTGATAATGTTGTCTAttgtctctgttctttttttctcctcagatgTTCTGAATGTAGCTGCATCTTATCTCACTGGTACTATGAAAGAGAAGGACAGTTGTACTGTAAGAAACATTACTGGGCCCGTTATGGAGAGCACTGCCATGGCTGCAAGGATACCATCATGACAGGACTCATTATGGTGCCCTCATAATatctttttaaatcattaaatgcTAGATACACATACTACATGACTAAATAAGACAAGATTTCCCAACTATGTCCCTCCGCttgtcctgttttgtttttttgactaATGTCCCATTATAATTAGTCACAACATTACAGGAAAAGACCCAACATTGCAAATTACCAATACTTTGGCAGATAAGCCTTCCTGTtgttctgaaaacatttttaactcaGCCAGTGGTAAATGGATTGACAGCTGGTGGGCTAATTAAAAAATAGCTCCTTTATTGCTCATACAGAACCACCAGTGGCCATAGAAAGAACAACTATGCACACTACATAATAATCATATATTGAAGTATGGCCATTGAATATTACATGGCTTAAAAATCTCAGGATGTTACAACAACTATTCAAGTTTTCAAAGCCTTCCTGCTTCTGGGTTCCccttaatatgaaaataaatgcttttgGTCTCTTTCAACTCTCAATTGAGAGGATATCCTCTCAAAACATCCTAACAATACAATTCAGAGCGAGACTGTTTTTACAACTCAGAGCTGCATCTGACCTTCCCAAAGCCAACCCCACTACACTGTTAAAACCAATATTCCCTTTGCCTTTTCATTGTGCTTTACCTGATTATCTTTGCCCCTGTGTTTAAAAAGGTTGCTGGAGAAAAGAAGTACCATCCTGAATGCTTCACTTGTATAAGCTGTGGTATGTTTATTGGATATGGAGATACTTACACACTTGTTGAACACACCAAACTCTTCTGGTAAGTTTGAACGCAAAGGAAACTATGCTAAGTTATTTATGCAAATGCATGAGAGCtcttaaaaaacagacaggaataTTTCTTGGTTATGCTACTTTATTGTTACGCGTGTCCTTCAGTCAGTCTCCATATTATTTCTGTTCTGCAGTGGTCACTGTTTCTGTCAAGGTGTAGTGTCAGCTATGAGGTCCGCCTCTCCACTCACCAAGAGTTCCCACATGGTGGCATTGGTGTCCCTCCCTCCCCATGCAGGTGGTTGGCGCGGCCTGACTGTGGCCACTGACTTCAGCCAAGACAAATGTCCTCTTGTCACTGTAACAGAGTGAGTATCTGGATCTAAGAAGGTGtggatttttaaatgtaatcagCACTAACCTCTATCTTAACCCAAAAACTGGTCCAGCATTGGACCTGGCTAACCTCCTCTTTTCCATCACCCTCAGGTTAGACCCAGCTGTCCTCAGCCCAGACCTGCTGTCCTCTGTCCACATTGGTGATCAAGTACTGGAAGTCAACGGCATTCCTGTTTGCAGCATAACTCAAGAGGAGGCAAGCAATAATATTCGAAGTATAAATAAGAAATGGAAACAACGCCTCTTGCTCCATGACTTAATACATATAATCCACACAACAAATGGCAATAAACTATCTTTTTCTCTAGATACATCATGTGATCCAGGACACAAGCAGACCACTGCAGCTGACCATTGAACATAACCCACAGTCCTCTGATGGCCTCCTTCCCTCAAAGATTTCCCAGGACAACATCAGCTGTCCTGACCCCTGCACTCGCAACACACTTGCTTCAACTCATAAACTCCCAAGTCTAGAAGAAGAGCCAAGTCcaggagcagagacagatgaACCAATCAGGTTAAGCCTCTCACCCCCTCAGCACCAAGGAACAGGAATGCGATCCAGACACATCCTGTAAGTGCTCATGACTGGCCTACCCTGGTTTGTAAttcccttctttctctttttaagtctatatatatatttttttttttttagtcgcAGCTGTAGTATAGATAAGTGTCCACTGTCTCCTGGAGCCCTGTCACTATTAACTCAAAAACGAGACATGGTTCGCTCAGAGTCTCTTCGTGTGGACCCTGGAGAACGAACCCACCGCatcttcagaccttcagacctcaTTCACGGAGAAGTACTTGGCAAGGGATGCTTTGGACAAGCTGTCAAGGTATCACCCTTAGTGTTTTTCCATCGCATTGTCCATTTCCTTTTTAAGTGAGACATTCCCAAAAGCATTTAAATCAACTGCACATGTAGCTGTCGTTTCATTGTGACACTATTTTTAACCAGTGAACTTGTTTTTCTCAAGGTAACACatcaggagacaggagaggtgatggtgatgaaagaGTTGATAAGTTTTGATGAAGAGACACAGAAGACTTTCTTAAAGGAGGTAAGTGATCATCAGAACAAGACTGCATatgcaaatataaaaagcagggaaaatataaacatttgatACTAAGATTTAGTGGAAATAAAACCTCACactgcacacatgcacttaCCACTTTCTTTGGGAGACAATACGTCCCtacaaaaaaacaccaaatcacTTGATTCCTATGAAAACCCCAAGCTGATGAGGAAGACATTTCCTCGTGAATGATCCTTCGCCACAAACTTACATCAAGGTTAATTATTTTACCAATCTTTCGTAttgtgatcatttaaaaaacacatttccactgaATGTGTGCAGGTAAAGGTGATGCGCTGTCTCGACCATCCAAATGTTCTAAAGTTCATCGGACTGTTTTATAAAGACAAACGCATAAACTTCATCTCTGAATACATCCAGGGAGGAACACTCAGAGAGACCATCATAAAAATGGTAAGTCCATGGATAGGTTTTTACAGTTCCTCATGAGTACAGTCAGAGCACATGGGCACTGTATGTTGATGAATAATCTCATTGTAGGACAAGGACTTTCCCTGGAATACAAGAGTGAGTTATGCCAAAGACATTGCAGCTGGAATGGTGAGCTATTCTgttcagcagaaaataaaacattcctTAATCTGGTATAAACTTTAACTGACATATATAATATCGCTCCTTCACAGGCCTATTTACACTCCATGAATGTTATCCACCGAGATCTAAACTCACACAACTGTCTGGTCAGAGAGGTAAACAGCCGGTTCCATCCCATGCAGCTTTTGTTCTTTACGTCCTtttcaaaagcagcaaaaacagttcatttttaaaatgatcttatgtttctccctctctgctcgATTAGAACCAGTCGGTGGTGGTGGCTGATTTTGGACTAGCCAggctggtggtggaggagaggaaTCAGAGAAGAACATCTTCTATGGAGCGGCCTGCCAAGGGGACACTGTCAGAACTGCGCAGGCCTGATAGGAGGAAGCGGTATACTGTGGTTGGAAACCCCTACTGGATGGCCCCCGAGATGATCCATGGTGAGAGCACAAAGTCTGTGTTTCATTAATTATGGCAGTATCCAAAACGAGTACCCTTAGGGACCAAAGCCCTAGTGTGAACCTTGGTGACCCGATAAATAAGGAATATTTGTCTCCAATCCAGACTGTTCTGGTGATATGAAAGCAAAATGTAAAcacctttattttttcatcagaaGCCTAAATTAACTTATGTTAGTTTGAGACTTCCTGTAGTGACtgatgaaaaatattcaaacgttttttcaaaatttctctGCACCTTTCAGGAAAAACCTATGATGAACGAGTAGACATCTTTTCCTTTGGTATCATGATATGTGAGGTAAGAACCTTTAGGCTGATCTTTTTTGTATTAATCAAGCATCtacaattcatttttaaagttgAGGATTTACAGTGTCTTTCTTGGTTTCTCTGTAGATAATAGGTCGAGTGAGTGCAGATCCTGACTTCCTTCCCCGGACAAACGACTTTGGGCTAAATGTAACTGGTTTCCTGCAGCAGTATCACCCCCCACTGTGCCCGTCGGCCTTCCTGCCACTGTCTGTCCTTTGCTGTGACATGGACTCTGATAAACGGTAGGACTGCACGGTTGTAGACCTAAATTTCtacaaaagcaacacatttttttgcatAAGGTTTATATAAATATTGCACAGTtagtattttgttgtttttaaagttaaacTAATGAAAGTGTAGGTAAGTCAGTCAATTGTAACTCTCCTCTGTCATCCCTCGTGCTTCATGATGTGTCAGCAGAGGTTGTGTTGGAAACTTCTATTGTAATATTGTCTTGTTGTTACCTTAACAACTACCACTAAAGCCAGTTCATTTTCTGGTTAGCTGATACAACCAGTAAAGGCTGTACTGCATCAGAATTACTTGTGTATGAGGTTATGCATGGATTTGAAGTTGTATGCATTGAGAGTTCTTATGTTGTTTACTACCtgtataatgaaaataatgctAAAAAATGCATTACACAAATTAACTCTGTTAAGACTTTAATACATAGTTGATTATTAACAGCAGTAATGCATGAAAATTCTTACAGCCTGTAACTCAGATGAGTCTTTGTCCTCCATGATTTCAGACCTTCCTTTTCAAAACTGGAGGAATGGTTGGAGAACCTGCTGATGCACCTGGACATTGGTTTGCCTTTGCTCTCCGAGTTGGACCAACTCCGAAGAGACTTCTGGCAGAATCATAATGACCAAACTCCATCTGACAACCAGCATAACACCATGAATTCTCATGAATTATCCCACTGTTCACAGCCACAAGGACAGAGCCCTGACCACACAGAAGTCAACTGCCTCTCTCAAAGCCAAGCTCAAAACAGCCCACCTGACAGCCATTCAGGTGGCAGGCAGGAAACACGTGACTACCATGACATGAGGACAGAGCAGGACTACACCTGTTTGAGTGGTGACTCTATGAATTGCTCACAAATCAAGACTCTGTGTTGCAGGTCAACAAGCACAGATTTGTGCAAGACTGGAACTGACACCTGTGACCAAAATACATCTTCTGGACAAACACAAGTCCACAACCAGTCCTCACAACCGCTGCAGGTCAACAGCTCACAGCTAAGCCAGTCTACCAGACGCAGGACATGTACAGGAGTGCTGTGGGACGGATTTACAGAGGACAGTTCTTTTCTGTAATTGATAGCCAAGTTTGGACACATCTACAAAGCCTAGTTTTGGggtataaaatacaaaatggtGCCTTCAGAAACAATCAGGAGTGAACTTCGTTTATATGCATTGGACAACCTGCAGTCATTAAACCAATGGATACAGGATTCATAGGGGATAATTTACAGTTTAATGGCAGTTACCTAGTATACTCATATTGCTCTGTGAACCTGTATTCATTAGACAAGATAAAATTAGCAAGAAAGTGTATTGTTTGGGCTCTGGTATCAATTTTGCCCATAAACTGTGAAACACATGGCACTTTATACTTTAAGCTACACTGTATGGGTGACTTATTTATCAGAATGgtgtatttgttttctgttaaacATGTTCAGACCACATCCAACATACTGAACTGTGAACATTACATGGAAATGTGGTTAACCTAATAAACAAAATTATACATTTGTATGGCTACATTGTAGTCACTATAAAAAAAGATGCTGCGCATTTGGTACACAGTAGATTCCTCATTTTAGTCTCCGTCTGTTTGAATTTCCCTGCAGCTTCGTCCACAGCCACCAAATCTGTGTGACatctgagctgagaggaaatcaTCCAAAAATCATAAACAAACATAAGTACAGCCTCCTTTTGGACAAATCCTCTGATCCAAACCTGTGTGAcacctgagctgagaggaaatcatccaaaaattataaacaaacatAAGTACAGCCTCCTTTTGGACAAATCCTCTGATCCAAACCTGTGTGAcacctgagctgagaggaaatcaTCCAACAATCATAAACAAACATAAGTACAGCCTCCTTTTGGACAAATCCTCTGATCCAAACCTGTGTGAcacctgagctgagaggaaatccCCCCAAAAATCATAAACAAACATAAGTACAGCCTCCTTTTGGACAAATCCTCTGATCCAAACCTGTGCGAcacctgagctgagaggaaatcaTCCAAAAATCATAAACAAACATAAGTACAGCCTCCTTTTGGACAAATCCTCTGATCCAAACCTGTGTAAcacctgagctgagaggaaatcaTCCAACAATCATAAACAAACATAAGTACATCCTCCTTTTGGACAAATCATCTGATCCAAACCTGTGTAAcacctgagctgagaggaaatcaTCCAACAATCATAAACAAACATAAGTACATCCTCCTTTTGGACAAATCATCTGATCCAAACCTGTGTGAcacctgagctgagaggaaatccCCCCAAAAATCATAAACAAACATAAGTACAGCCTCCTTTTGGACAAATCATCTGATCCAAACCTGTGTGAcacctgagctgagaggaaatccCCCCAAAAATCATAAACAAACATAAGCACATCCTCCTTTTGGACAAAAGATTTTGATGCACAGTTTCAGGACACAGCGGATCTGATCTGATCAGATCTGATCTGCTCCACCGGGTTTAGCTGGCTGTTGAGTTTAGCTAGCATTACCTGTGTAAACTCTTATTAAGCCTAAAAATGACCGGAGGCTCCACATTTAATCCTTTCTGTTGTATTTGCCTGCTTGGCACACGTTGTGGTGAATTACACGATGAGTACGGATATTTGTTAAGTCTTCAGCTGTGCACACCGTCACGGACTGTGGTTAGCATACCTTACACAGTATCCTctaacatctttgtttttatttttgcaggtaTGTGAGACGTTAGTTTTTACAGACCTCTGGTTTTCTCCGATCTTTGATGGCggataagtaaaataaaataaaatcccatgTTTGGTCGCAGGCCGACAGGCAGGCGTTGTCGTCGTTAAAACTTAGCGGCTTCTCTATCATCGAAACAAACAGACATCACAAATACTGCTCCCGTcgggtaaaaaaaataaaaataaaaaataaaataaaataaaataataaagtttgGTTTGTTATTTTTCCCTCCGAGATTTATATTAAAGTAGCATAAAGCGGTTTGCCGTAGTCGGtcagttgccatggcaacacaaaattccgctttttttttttttttttttcccacgtGGCGTTCACTGACAGTAAGGGAAAAATTTTCAATACTCACACATAAAACCGAAAAAAGTCGGGGTATTTGTGAACCATGAAGCATCTGGAATCAACGGTCTGGCAATCTTCTACAATACACATGAGTCTGCACAACAGGGAGAGGAGGCCCGTGACTTCCTTGGTGttaattaaaatgaagttgCGGCAGTATCCGGTCTGTGTTGGCCGCAGAGAGGCGACAGAGAGCCGGCTGAGCGGTGCTGGCACCTGAACGCCACCTGAGCTGTAGTTTCTGTCGGGAGGCAGCATGGAGCGCATGTCTTCTCCGGTCCGGCTCCGCGGCAAGAAAAAAGGTAGGCTGCAGCATTCACAGCAGTTTCTGGACTGCCTTACTTCCATGGTGTTCCTGCtcacattttactgtcagccTATTTAAATGACACTATTTATATAGGCTGACAGTAAAATATTATTATGGCTTATTCAGTATCTGTTCCTACCGATTTAAACCTTTAGTGCTGCATTTAATTTCTACTTCTACTTCTTTATTGGTATTTGCTATAATATACTTGTATGGATTTCATGAAGAGTAACTGccatatattttttgtttaagaTTAGAGTTTGTATGAACTATATGGTGTGCAACCTTTCCCCTCACATATGTTTGTGCTTTCCACTCAAAAAAAGCTGCAACTTTCTCAGAAAAAGAGGTGAGACAAATTTATAAAAGAAACTCGGTGATAGTGTTtctagctgtgtgtgtgtgtgtgtgtgtgtgtgtgtgtgtgtgtgtgtgtgtgtgtgtgtgtgtgtgtgtgtgtgtgtgtgtgtgtgtgtgttgaagagTTAAATCTCCAACCCTGCCCCAGCTTGTGAGAGCATTAAAAGTTGGGTTAAGCCTGCTGCAAAGCTTTGTGGGTAATGAGAGCTGACAGGTAGAGACAGTAATGTGTGCGATGCTGTTCTGCTGTCTGTAGATGATGTTTGTGTCCCCACACATGAACATGAGTCGAGTCTCCCTTTGGGGAAATCAGGTTTGGACAGAGGTGTTGTAGAAAAgacagcacaaatacacacagaaaaacaaaccattcaGTCCAGTTGACATATGCAGCTTGATCCTGGTATTTACAAACTGGACAGATGGATGGTATAATTGGATCACAGGTCAGGACTAATTGGGAAAGAAAGGGTGTGGTTAGTCACTAGAATGGTTAAACGTTAGTTCATTTGAATTGTCTCTGTAAAACCATGTGTAACTCTGCCGTCTCTGGTCACAGCTGTCTAGTCTGTCCATCGATGACCAGGAGGACATTCAGTTTCCCTACGCCATGAGGGATCTGCCTCCCGTTTCACCAGGCCAATATGCACCAGTCAATTATGAGGCAGAGGGAACTGGGGCAAGATCCAATGGAGGAGTCCCCAGCCACCCTGGGAGTCCCCTTTTGCCCCGTCCAATCCCCTGCCACGTTGCTGGATCTCCAACAATCCCTCACAGACCAACTAAGTTTCAGCCGCTGCCATTGAGGAGGCCACTTGTCTCCCAGGTTTCTTTGGACTCGCCGCTCAGCCCAGCCTCCCGTCCCCACAGTCCGTGGGGACGCTTTGACCCCTATGACTCTCCAGAGGTCCGtttctgtgtgctttttttcacctgtgtgtgtgtgtgtatgcctttATAATAAGTGTgcggttttttgttttttttttctatctgccTGTTGTTTTTTACCACACCTATTAATATTTACAGTGTTTACatacatctgtttgtgttgtctgtctgcaggaTCAGGACAAGGAGTATGTGGGGTTTGCCACTTTGCCCAACCAGGTTCACAGGAAAACTGTGAAGAAAGGATTCACATTTACACTCATGGTGGCAGG
This window encodes:
- the LOC115053894 gene encoding LIM domain kinase 1-like, which codes for MQQTSSFRSWEDSFLSDSCLDVNRQSRMSRRDQRFRRGMKGRCSECSCILSHWYYEREGQLYCKKHYWARYGEHCHGCKDTIMTGLIMVAGEKKYHPECFTCISCGMFIGYGDTYTLVEHTKLFCGHCFCQGVVSAMRSASPLTKSSHMVALVSLPPHAGGWRGLTVATDFSQDKCPLVTVTELDPAVLSPDLLSSVHIGDQVLEVNGIPVCSITQEEIHHVIQDTSRPLQLTIEHNPQSSDGLLPSKISQDNISCPDPCTRNTLASTHKLPSLEEEPSPGAETDEPIRLSLSPPQHQGTGMRSRHILRSCSIDKCPLSPGALSLLTQKRDMVRSESLRVDPGERTHRIFRPSDLIHGEVLGKGCFGQAVKVTHQETGEVMVMKELISFDEETQKTFLKEVKVMRCLDHPNVLKFIGLFYKDKRINFISEYIQGGTLRETIIKMDKDFPWNTRVSYAKDIAAGMAYLHSMNVIHRDLNSHNCLVRENQSVVVADFGLARLVVEERNQRRTSSMERPAKGTLSELRRPDRRKRYTVVGNPYWMAPEMIHGKTYDERVDIFSFGIMICEIIGRVSADPDFLPRTNDFGLNVTGFLQQYHPPLCPSAFLPLSVLCCDMDSDKRPSFSKLEEWLENLLMHLDIGLPLLSELDQLRRDFWQNHNDQTPSDNQHNTMNSHELSHCSQPQGQSPDHTEVNCLSQSQAQNSPPDSHSGGRQETRDYHDMRTEQDYTCLSGDSMNCSQIKTLCCRSTSTDLCKTGTDTCDQNTSSGQTQVHNQSSQPLQVNSSQLSQSTRRRTCTGVLWDGFTEDSSFL